The Pseudomonas kermanshahensis genome includes a window with the following:
- a CDS encoding VacJ family lipoprotein, translating to MPTATPTAWFSARHALLALSLLAAGGCSQRPPASACGPVAYQLSDPAEPANRAVFAFNRSVDDYLLAPVARGYSALPDFTRQGVHNFAANFGEPKVLVNDLLQGNGERAMTSLTRFMFNTTLGVAGLIDVSGKMGLPRHTSDFGQTFGVWNIADGPIVELPLLGTHNLRDATGSVLSLAVDPFGDNSDTVDTLGNVAMAGSVVDGRAEALPVTDTLRILPDYYLAVRDYTAQQRAERVAEGKAGAPGKRPASCTGVPTDE from the coding sequence ATGCCCACCGCTACCCCCACTGCCTGGTTTTCAGCCCGCCATGCGCTATTGGCCTTGTCATTGCTCGCTGCCGGCGGCTGCAGCCAGCGGCCACCTGCCAGTGCCTGCGGCCCAGTGGCCTATCAGCTCAGCGACCCCGCCGAGCCCGCCAACCGCGCCGTGTTCGCCTTCAACCGCAGTGTCGACGATTACCTGCTGGCACCGGTCGCCCGTGGCTATAGCGCATTGCCTGATTTCACCAGGCAGGGCGTGCACAACTTCGCCGCCAACTTCGGCGAACCCAAGGTCTTGGTCAACGACCTGTTACAAGGCAACGGCGAACGGGCGATGACCAGCCTCACGCGCTTCATGTTCAACACGACCCTGGGCGTCGCCGGCTTGATCGATGTGTCCGGAAAGATGGGGCTACCCCGACACACGTCGGACTTTGGCCAAACCTTCGGCGTGTGGAACATCGCCGATGGCCCGATCGTCGAGCTACCGCTGCTGGGCACCCACAACCTGCGCGATGCAACCGGCAGCGTGCTGAGCTTGGCGGTCGACCCGTTCGGCGACAACAGCGACACGGTCGACACCCTGGGCAATGTGGCCATGGCAGGCAGTGTGGTGGATGGCCGCGCCGAAGCGCTGCCGGTTACCGACACGTTGCGCATCCTGCCTGATTACTACCTGGCCGTGCGCGACTACACCGCCCAACAGCGTGCCGAGCGGGTGGCCGAAGGCAAGGCTGGCGCGCCTGGCAAACGGCCGGCGAGCTGTACGGGGGTACCCACCGATGAATGA
- a CDS encoding ABC transporter substrate-binding protein — translation MSIRSHLLMIAASALLATQAFATERLTLRIGDQKGNMRAQLEAAGALRDLPYDIQWAEFPAAAPLAEALNAGAIDAGIIGDAPLLFVLASGAPVKAIAVDKSDPYGTALLVNPDAPFNSAADLKGKRIATGRGSIGHHLALKALDQAGLSEKDVEFRFLGPVDAKIALANGAVDAWSTWEPYTALSELSGQGRVLVNGRGLSSGNSFLAATDNALEDAPRRAALQDYLARLAGAQVWAYQHLDSYSKTLAAIIGFPEEAARLQFERRQLRWQAIDATTIAEQQETADFYKAHGLMSQRLDVAPTFASGFSVPATDALAAQR, via the coding sequence ATGTCCATCCGATCCCACCTTCTGATGATTGCCGCCAGCGCATTGCTGGCGACCCAAGCCTTCGCAACCGAACGCCTGACCCTGCGCATTGGTGACCAGAAAGGCAACATGCGTGCACAGCTGGAAGCCGCCGGTGCCTTGCGCGACCTGCCCTACGACATTCAGTGGGCCGAGTTTCCCGCCGCTGCGCCCTTGGCCGAGGCGCTGAATGCTGGGGCGATCGATGCCGGCATCATCGGCGATGCACCGTTGCTGTTCGTGCTCGCCTCCGGGGCGCCGGTGAAGGCGATCGCCGTCGACAAGTCCGACCCTTACGGCACGGCATTGTTGGTGAACCCCGATGCGCCCTTCAACAGCGCCGCCGACCTCAAGGGCAAGCGCATTGCCACGGGCCGCGGGTCGATTGGCCATCATCTGGCGCTCAAGGCGCTGGACCAAGCTGGCCTGTCGGAAAAGGACGTCGAGTTTCGCTTTCTCGGCCCGGTCGATGCCAAGATTGCCTTGGCCAATGGCGCGGTGGACGCCTGGTCGACCTGGGAACCCTACACCGCGCTGTCCGAGCTGAGCGGGCAGGGCAGGGTGCTGGTCAATGGCCGTGGCCTGTCCAGCGGCAACAGCTTCCTCGCGGCCACCGACAACGCGCTGGAGGATGCGCCACGCCGGGCCGCACTGCAGGACTACCTGGCACGCCTGGCCGGCGCCCAGGTCTGGGCGTATCAGCACCTGGACAGTTATTCGAAAACCCTCGCGGCGATCATCGGCTTCCCTGAAGAGGCCGCGCGCCTGCAGTTCGAACGCCGCCAATTGCGCTGGCAGGCCATCGACGCCACCACCATTGCCGAACAACAGGAAACCGCCGACTTCTATAAAGCCCACGGCCTGATGAGCCAACGGCTGGATGTGGCACCGACCTTCGCCAGCGGCTTCAGCGTGCCCGCAACCGATGCACTGGCGGCTCAACGCTGA
- a CDS encoding M14 family metallopeptidase, with amino-acid sequence MTVTLSPLQIDCDFDSGNIQVLDASNPAKVHLAIRPDTHSGHFQWFHFKVSGLTPGQVHRFSLDNASESSYKNAWAGYNAVASYDQQTWFRVPSQFDGKALSFEVTAKQEQIWFAYFEPYPRARHNQLIERAKQIPGVELLASGRSVQGRDIPLLRAGDGAAGKRKLWLIAQQHPGEHMAEWFMEGVIDRLQANDGQVQQLLAKADLYLIPNMNPDGAFLGHLRTNFKGKDLNRAWQDASVEFSPEVFFAQAQMKQYGVDAFIDVHGDEEIPHVFTAACEGNPGYTPRLAKLEEQFRSTLCSVTPDFQTVHGYTRDEPGQANTTLACNAVGMAHDCLSLTLEMPFKDHDDAPNAVTGWSGARSKALAGAVLETLLKMADDLR; translated from the coding sequence ATGACCGTGACGCTGTCCCCCCTGCAGATCGACTGCGATTTCGATTCCGGCAACATCCAGGTTCTGGATGCCAGCAACCCTGCCAAGGTCCACCTGGCCATCCGGCCGGACACCCACAGCGGCCACTTCCAGTGGTTTCACTTCAAGGTCAGCGGGTTGACGCCGGGCCAGGTCCATCGCTTCAGCCTGGATAACGCCTCCGAATCCTCCTACAAGAATGCCTGGGCCGGGTACAACGCCGTGGCCTCCTACGACCAGCAGACCTGGTTTCGCGTACCCAGCCAGTTCGATGGCAAGGCATTGTCATTCGAAGTGACTGCCAAGCAGGAACAGATCTGGTTCGCCTACTTCGAGCCCTACCCTCGCGCGCGCCACAACCAACTGATCGAGCGCGCCAAGCAGATCCCCGGTGTCGAACTGCTGGCCAGCGGCCGCAGTGTGCAAGGGCGCGATATCCCCTTGCTGCGTGCGGGCGACGGCGCAGCCGGCAAGCGCAAGCTGTGGCTGATTGCCCAGCAACACCCCGGCGAGCACATGGCCGAGTGGTTCATGGAGGGCGTGATCGACCGCCTGCAAGCCAACGATGGCCAGGTGCAGCAACTGCTGGCAAAGGCCGACCTGTACCTGATCCCCAACATGAACCCGGACGGCGCCTTCCTCGGGCATCTGCGCACCAACTTCAAGGGCAAGGACCTCAACCGTGCTTGGCAGGACGCCAGCGTTGAGTTCAGCCCTGAGGTGTTCTTTGCCCAGGCGCAGATGAAGCAGTACGGGGTGGATGCGTTCATCGATGTGCACGGGGATGAAGAAATCCCCCATGTGTTCACTGCGGCGTGCGAGGGCAACCCCGGTTACACACCACGCCTGGCTAAGCTGGAGGAGCAGTTCCGGAGCACGCTGTGCAGCGTGACCCCGGACTTCCAGACCGTGCATGGCTATACACGTGATGAGCCTGGGCAAGCCAATACCACGCTGGCGTGCAATGCGGTGGGCATGGCCCATGACTGCCTGTCACTGACGCTGGAAATGCCCTTCAAGGACCATGACGATGCACCCAATGCCGTTACCGGGTGGTCAGGGGCGCGGTCGAAGGCACTGGCAGGGGCAGTGTTGGAGACATTGCTGAAGATGGCTGACGATCTGCGTTGA